Proteins from a genomic interval of Ferrovibrio terrae:
- the efp gene encoding elongation factor P, whose translation MPKVNANQLRKGNVVEINGKLLAVITAQNIQPGKGTPVMQLDLRDLTSGIKTTERYRTTESVERVFIDTREFSYLFAEGDMYTFMDKENYEQVAVPAEVVGEQAVWLQEGMEVEIALYDGKPVSVSLPQTVIMAITETEPTVKGQTASSSYKPAIVENGQRVMVPPHVSSGVRIVINIQEGATYMERAKD comes from the coding sequence ATGCCCAAGGTAAACGCCAACCAGCTCCGCAAGGGCAACGTGGTCGAGATCAATGGCAAGCTGCTCGCCGTGATCACCGCGCAGAATATCCAGCCCGGCAAAGGTACGCCGGTGATGCAGCTCGACCTGCGCGACCTGACCAGCGGCATCAAGACCACCGAGCGCTACCGCACCACCGAGTCGGTCGAGCGCGTCTTCATCGACACCCGCGAATTCAGCTACCTGTTCGCCGAAGGCGATATGTACACCTTCATGGACAAGGAAAATTATGAGCAGGTCGCCGTGCCAGCCGAAGTGGTGGGCGAGCAGGCCGTGTGGCTGCAGGAAGGCATGGAAGTCGAGATCGCGCTGTATGACGGCAAGCCGGTGTCGGTCAGCCTGCCGCAGACCGTGATCATGGCCATCACCGAGACCGAGCCGACCGTGAAGGGCCAGACAGCCTCGTCGTCCTACAAGCCGGCCATCGTCGAGAACGGCCAGCGCGTGATGGTGCCGCCGCATGTGTCGTCGGGCGTGCGCATCGTGATCAACATCCAGGAAGGCGCCACTTATATGGAACGCGCCAAGGACTGA
- a CDS encoding PepSY-associated TM helix domain-containing protein, translating to MTLRQFWRRLHLWIGLAGGIIFVLLGLTGSALVYQDEILSLLYPRQMRVTVSETAAPSRILTAAQSALPAGDGRVVILRYPENPGRPIQALIEHGGERRTLLVDPANATLLGPLPGGEIFSVLLELHSRLMLQALGREIVGWVGVVLAISAITGLILWWPQPRLRAWKQALQLKWRNMSWQRRSFDLHKVMGSVIAMPMLLIALSGSALTFREPLLPLMTALGGIPQARPAVRPMTLENARSLDALVDEALRQIPGARLVFISPPARPGGATRIRLRQPDEIHQNGRSYVLLDAAGTVLDLQRVSELPAANLVFDQLPYPLHTGYMFGEAGRFVVFMAGILPLLLFVTGLVLWLRRR from the coding sequence GTGACATTGCGACAGTTCTGGCGCCGTCTGCATCTCTGGATCGGTCTGGCCGGCGGCATCATTTTCGTGCTGCTCGGCCTCACCGGCAGCGCCCTGGTCTACCAGGACGAGATCCTCTCCCTGCTCTATCCGCGGCAGATGCGCGTGACCGTCAGCGAAACCGCTGCGCCGTCGCGCATTCTGACTGCCGCGCAATCCGCATTGCCTGCAGGCGACGGTCGCGTCGTCATCCTGCGCTATCCTGAAAATCCCGGCCGGCCAATACAGGCCCTGATCGAGCATGGCGGTGAGCGCCGCACCCTGCTGGTCGATCCGGCGAACGCAACGCTGCTCGGCCCGCTGCCGGGCGGAGAGATCTTTTCGGTGCTGCTGGAACTGCACAGCCGCCTGATGCTGCAGGCACTCGGTCGCGAGATCGTCGGCTGGGTCGGTGTCGTACTGGCAATCAGCGCGATCACCGGGCTTATCCTCTGGTGGCCGCAACCGCGCCTGCGTGCATGGAAACAGGCATTGCAGCTGAAGTGGCGCAACATGAGCTGGCAACGCCGCAGCTTCGATCTGCACAAGGTGATGGGCTCTGTCATTGCCATGCCGATGCTGCTGATCGCGCTGAGCGGCAGCGCCCTGACCTTCCGCGAGCCGCTGCTGCCGCTGATGACCGCACTGGGCGGGATCCCGCAGGCGCGCCCAGCCGTGCGCCCGATGACACTCGAAAATGCACGATCACTGGATGCGCTGGTCGACGAAGCGCTGCGACAGATTCCCGGCGCGCGACTGGTTTTCATTTCACCGCCGGCGCGGCCGGGCGGCGCCACCCGCATCCGCCTGCGGCAACCTGACGAGATTCACCAGAACGGCCGCAGCTATGTGCTGCTCGATGCCGCCGGCACCGTGCTGGACCTGCAGCGCGTGTCGGAGCTTCCCGCTGCCAATCTGGTGTTCGACCAGCTGCCCTACCCGCTGCATACCGGCTACATGTTCGGCGAGGCCGGGCGTTTCGTGGTCTTCATGGCGGGCATTCTGCCGCTGCTGCTGTTCGTTACCGGCCTGGTTCTGTGGCTGCGTCGCCGCTGA
- a CDS encoding TonB-dependent receptor family protein, which translates to MKNIRGSASTLGLLLTLPAAALFAGQAHAQSTGQDSQPVQLQTITVNAAGDWLGEADPEVVRTHAGGRGVVRQEQFEQSGASTVTEAIRAIPGVQAPPNNGTGSADSALNIGIRGMTSRLSAGTTLLLDGVPMSVAPYGQPETSLAGVSLGMLQAIDVVKGGGSVRYGPNISGGVVNFVTKDIPTTPYGGEISLRGDSTLSGSDGRMNGKTDLLFGGSLENGTGLAVLYSGNHGEGFRENHRQDIDDFMLKGRFALTENSRLEARIHHYYADVNLPGPLNLAAYRADPYQSTHSRERFLGERDEYVVKYVNEFNGDYRLETTAFHTNAMREFTLASNSNTAVVGGGSDATANRLERLPRNYSVYGFEPRFTALAETGSVKHAMSVGYRYMTESTDERQMRRTFAAGGNPFGAPEVMIRSSTGSTEAHAVYVDDAVKIGTVTVTPGLRFEKVEVDRTNMNGGFRDTEEYNEPLPSLRLGWEATREWFGYANYSTSFNPVTHLALGATTAAETSLEPERAKTYELGARYRTGGLSLEAGVFWIDFDNQIESVGGVNINTGATRHRGIETAAEYDLGMINPAMKGLSLYGTYAWTKATREQGVNSGNHVQLYSPHVATLGTRYRIDNWTLNLNAYAQSSQFADDANTVAESANGKLGTIPGYLLFNGQVAYDFDSGVTIAAGMVNILDKDYFTRASVEANGGIFAGAPRTAYIQTKFVF; encoded by the coding sequence ATGAAAAACATCCGGGGATCGGCCAGCACGCTTGGCCTTCTGCTCACCTTGCCCGCCGCCGCGCTCTTCGCCGGTCAGGCCCATGCCCAAAGCACAGGGCAGGACAGCCAGCCTGTCCAGCTGCAGACCATCACCGTCAACGCGGCCGGCGACTGGCTTGGCGAGGCGGATCCGGAAGTGGTCCGCACCCATGCCGGCGGCCGCGGCGTGGTGCGCCAGGAGCAGTTCGAGCAGAGCGGCGCCTCGACCGTGACCGAGGCCATCCGTGCCATTCCCGGCGTGCAGGCCCCGCCGAATAACGGCACCGGCAGCGCCGATTCCGCGCTCAATATCGGCATCCGCGGCATGACCTCGCGACTCAGCGCCGGCACCACGCTCCTGCTGGACGGCGTGCCGATGTCGGTGGCGCCCTATGGCCAGCCGGAAACCTCGCTGGCCGGCGTCTCGCTCGGCATGCTGCAGGCGATCGACGTGGTGAAGGGCGGCGGCTCGGTCCGCTACGGGCCCAATATCTCGGGCGGCGTCGTCAACTTCGTCACCAAGGACATCCCGACCACGCCCTATGGCGGCGAGATCAGCCTGCGCGGCGACAGCACGCTTTCCGGCAGTGACGGCCGCATGAACGGCAAGACCGACCTGCTGTTCGGCGGCTCGCTGGAGAATGGCACCGGCCTCGCCGTGCTGTATTCCGGCAATCATGGCGAAGGTTTCCGCGAAAACCATCGGCAGGACATCGATGACTTCATGCTGAAGGGCCGCTTCGCGCTGACCGAAAACAGCCGCCTGGAAGCCCGCATCCATCATTACTATGCCGATGTGAACCTGCCCGGCCCGCTGAACCTGGCGGCCTATCGGGCCGATCCGTACCAGTCGACACATTCGCGCGAACGCTTCCTCGGCGAGCGCGACGAATATGTGGTGAAATACGTCAACGAGTTCAACGGCGACTATCGCCTGGAAACCACGGCCTTCCACACGAATGCCATGCGCGAATTCACGCTGGCCTCGAATTCGAATACTGCCGTGGTGGGCGGTGGCAGCGACGCCACGGCCAACCGCCTGGAGCGTCTGCCGCGCAATTACAGCGTCTACGGCTTCGAGCCGCGCTTCACGGCCCTGGCCGAAACCGGCAGCGTGAAGCATGCCATGTCGGTCGGCTATCGCTACATGACGGAATCGACCGACGAACGCCAGATGCGTCGCACTTTCGCGGCCGGTGGCAACCCGTTCGGCGCACCGGAAGTGATGATCCGTTCGTCGACCGGCTCGACCGAGGCGCATGCCGTTTATGTCGACGATGCCGTGAAGATCGGCACTGTGACAGTGACGCCCGGCCTGCGCTTTGAGAAGGTGGAAGTCGACCGCACCAACATGAATGGCGGCTTCCGCGACACCGAAGAGTATAACGAGCCGCTGCCGTCACTGCGTCTGGGCTGGGAAGCCACCAGGGAGTGGTTCGGCTATGCCAACTACTCGACCTCGTTCAACCCGGTGACGCATCTGGCGCTGGGCGCCACGACGGCGGCGGAAACCAGCCTGGAACCGGAGCGCGCCAAGACCTATGAACTCGGCGCGCGCTATCGCACCGGTGGCCTGTCGCTGGAAGCCGGCGTGTTCTGGATCGATTTCGACAACCAGATCGAGTCGGTCGGCGGCGTCAATATCAATACCGGTGCCACCCGCCATCGCGGCATCGAGACCGCGGCCGAATACGACCTCGGCATGATCAACCCGGCGATGAAGGGCCTTAGCCTCTACGGCACCTATGCCTGGACCAAGGCCACGCGCGAGCAGGGCGTGAACAGCGGCAACCATGTGCAGCTCTACTCGCCACATGTTGCCACGCTGGGCACGCGCTACCGCATCGACAACTGGACCCTCAACCTGAATGCCTACGCCCAGTCGTCGCAGTTCGCCGATGATGCCAACACCGTGGCGGAAAGCGCCAACGGCAAGCTTGGCACCATTCCGGGCTATCTGCTGTTCAATGGCCAGGTCGCCTATGACTTCGACAGCGGCGTGACCATCGCCGCCGGCATGGTGAATATCCTCGACAAGGATTATTTCACCCGCGCCAGCGTTGAAGCGAATGGCGGCATCTTTGCCGGTGCGCCGCGAACGGCCTATATTCAGACCAAGTTCGTGTTCTGA
- a CDS encoding PAS domain-containing protein, whose protein sequence is MSCPEELRTLEAFWQMKRGDRALPSRCDFPPHELRAWLGNIGIVTVERSDAETRFRVVLSGTQLDSYRGHSITGQYVDEICHNIASTTHHYHDCVARAAPVHFVHDNSPNSAIYTSMGKLLLPLSEDGVTVDRILVAIYPLSANDACSQADQKFAIAG, encoded by the coding sequence ATGTCATGCCCGGAAGAACTGCGTACGCTCGAAGCCTTCTGGCAGATGAAGCGCGGCGACCGCGCCCTGCCCAGCCGCTGCGATTTCCCGCCGCACGAACTGCGCGCCTGGCTCGGCAATATCGGCATCGTCACGGTGGAACGCAGCGACGCAGAGACGCGTTTCCGCGTGGTGCTGTCGGGTACGCAGCTCGACAGCTATCGCGGCCACAGCATCACCGGACAGTATGTGGACGAGATCTGCCACAACATCGCCAGCACCACACATCATTACCACGACTGCGTGGCGCGCGCCGCGCCGGTGCATTTCGTGCACGACAATTCACCCAACAGCGCGATCTACACCAGTATGGGCAAGCTGCTGCTGCCGCTGAGCGAGGACGGCGTTACCGTCGACCGCATCCTGGTGGCGATCTATCCGCTGTCGGCCAATGACGCCTGCAGCCAGGCCGACCAGAAATTTGCCATCGCCGGCTAG
- a CDS encoding (2Fe-2S)-binding protein, which yields MATKFTLNNKPVSLDVDPDMPLLWAVRDEIGLTGSKFGCGAAQCGACTMHVDGQPVRACSTPISAIEGQKVTTIEGLGGKVAQAVQAAWVKHEVAQCGYCQSGQIMSAVALLSDNKKPSDAEIDEAMQGNICRCATYVRIRAAIHDAAKTVRA from the coding sequence ATGGCAACCAAATTCACATTGAACAACAAGCCAGTCAGCCTGGATGTCGACCCCGACATGCCGCTGCTCTGGGCCGTGCGCGACGAGATCGGTCTGACCGGCAGCAAATTCGGCTGCGGCGCGGCACAGTGCGGCGCCTGTACCATGCATGTGGACGGCCAGCCGGTACGCGCCTGCTCCACGCCGATCTCCGCCATCGAAGGCCAGAAGGTCACCACCATCGAGGGCCTCGGCGGCAAGGTGGCGCAGGCCGTGCAGGCTGCCTGGGTGAAGCATGAAGTGGCGCAATGCGGCTACTGCCAGTCCGGCCAGATCATGTCGGCCGTGGCGCTGCTGAGCGACAACAAGAAGCCGTCTGACGCCGAGATCGACGAGGCGATGCAGGGCAACATCTGCCGCTGCGCCACTTACGTCCGCATCCGCGCCGCCATCCATGACGCCGCCAAGACCGTGAGGGCCTGA
- a CDS encoding nuclear transport factor 2 family protein, with amino-acid sequence MMALEDMVDTYCAAWNAAEAAERNRLLRVAWTADGRYSDPMVQELDRAALVAHIGVLLDRFPGSTIRRTTAVDSHHGGLRFGFVRLDAGGSMMREGVDFCQLGEGGRLHRIIGFFGALQSV; translated from the coding sequence ATGATGGCACTCGAAGACATGGTCGATACCTATTGTGCGGCATGGAATGCGGCGGAGGCCGCCGAACGCAACCGCCTGCTGCGCGTGGCCTGGACGGCCGATGGCCGCTACAGCGATCCGATGGTGCAGGAGCTCGACCGCGCGGCGCTGGTGGCGCATATCGGCGTGCTGCTCGACCGCTTTCCCGGCAGCACGATCCGCCGTACCACCGCCGTCGACAGTCATCACGGCGGGCTGCGCTTCGGCTTCGTGCGTCTGGACGCCGGTGGCAGCATGATGCGCGAGGGTGTCGATTTCTGCCAGCTCGGCGAGGGCGGGCGGCTGCACCGGATCATCGGCTTTTTCGGGGCACTTCAGTCAGTCTAG
- a CDS encoding xanthine dehydrogenase family protein molybdopterin-binding subunit has translation MTDQTKIKLAQKAIVSSRRRFLQGAGAASVGLVVGFHWAPRHAMAQKAAAAEPKLINAFIRIAPDNTVTVLSKHLEMGQGTYTGLATIVAEELDADWKQMRTEGAPADVKLYANLAFGMQGTGGSTAMANSWDQLRKAGATACAMLVQAAAEDWKVPAREITVAKGVVSHASGKKATFGQLAARAATIAPPADVPLKDPAKFTLIGKDVPRLDARAKSNGTAQYTIDVKLPGQLTALLQRAPLFGATVKSFDAGKAKAVPGVVDVVQISNGVAVVAKNFWAAKLGREALEIQWDDSRAEKRSTDEVMAEYKELAKKPGLPARKEGDVDAAFVKAAKVIEASYDFPYLAHAPMEPLDCVVKLEADKVEIWAGDQFQTVDQGNAAHVLGFKPEQVKINTLYAGGSFGRRATMQSDYIVEGVEIAKAMAAKGSNSGAPVRLVWTREDDIQGGRYRPMYHHVLKAGVDDKGDIIAWQHRIVGQSIMAGTAFEQFMVKDGIDATSVEGASNLPYAIPNMSVELHTTKTGVPVLWWRSVGSTHTAFATEVFLDEIANATSQDPVALRRKLLARHPRHLGVLNLAAEKAGWGKPLPAGKVRGIAVHESFASFVAEVAEVALQPDGSWKVEKIVAAVDCGTPINPNIIRAQMESGIGYGLSATIKPGISLAKGGAVEQSNFHDYEVLRIHEMPKVEVHIVPSKEKPTGIGEPGTPPVAPAVANALMSGTKMVFRALPLPATATKSA, from the coding sequence ATGACCGACCAGACAAAGATCAAACTTGCCCAAAAAGCTATCGTGTCGTCGCGCCGCCGTTTCCTGCAGGGTGCAGGCGCCGCGTCGGTCGGCCTCGTCGTCGGCTTCCACTGGGCGCCGCGCCATGCGATGGCCCAGAAGGCTGCTGCGGCTGAGCCTAAGCTGATCAACGCCTTCATCCGCATCGCGCCGGACAACACCGTCACCGTGCTGTCCAAGCATCTGGAAATGGGCCAGGGCACCTATACCGGCCTCGCCACCATCGTGGCCGAGGAACTGGATGCCGACTGGAAACAGATGCGCACCGAGGGCGCGCCGGCCGATGTGAAGCTTTATGCCAACCTCGCCTTCGGCATGCAGGGCACCGGCGGCAGCACGGCGATGGCGAATTCCTGGGATCAGCTGCGCAAGGCCGGTGCCACCGCGTGCGCCATGCTGGTGCAGGCCGCGGCAGAGGACTGGAAGGTCCCGGCGCGCGAGATCACCGTGGCGAAAGGCGTGGTGAGCCATGCCAGTGGCAAGAAGGCCACCTTCGGCCAGCTCGCGGCCAGGGCCGCCACGATTGCGCCGCCGGCGGACGTGCCGCTGAAGGACCCGGCGAAGTTCACGCTGATCGGCAAGGATGTGCCGCGTCTGGATGCCCGCGCCAAGAGCAATGGCACCGCGCAGTATACCATCGACGTGAAACTGCCTGGCCAGCTGACCGCGCTGCTGCAGCGCGCGCCGCTGTTCGGCGCCACGGTGAAAAGCTTCGATGCCGGCAAGGCGAAAGCCGTGCCCGGTGTCGTGGATGTGGTGCAGATTTCCAACGGCGTCGCTGTCGTGGCGAAGAACTTCTGGGCCGCCAAGCTCGGCCGCGAAGCGCTGGAAATCCAGTGGGACGACTCCAGGGCCGAGAAGCGCAGCACGGATGAGGTGATGGCCGAGTATAAGGAACTGGCCAAAAAGCCGGGCCTGCCGGCGCGCAAGGAAGGCGATGTCGATGCGGCTTTTGTCAAAGCCGCGAAGGTCATCGAGGCGAGCTACGACTTCCCCTATCTGGCGCATGCCCCGATGGAGCCGCTCGACTGCGTGGTGAAGCTGGAGGCCGACAAAGTTGAGATCTGGGCCGGCGACCAGTTCCAGACCGTCGACCAGGGCAATGCCGCCCATGTGCTGGGCTTCAAGCCCGAGCAGGTGAAGATCAACACGCTGTATGCCGGCGGCAGTTTCGGCCGCCGCGCCACGATGCAGTCGGATTACATCGTGGAAGGCGTCGAGATCGCCAAGGCGATGGCTGCCAAGGGAAGCAATAGCGGCGCGCCGGTGCGTCTGGTGTGGACGCGCGAGGACGATATCCAGGGCGGCCGCTACCGTCCGATGTATCACCACGTGCTGAAGGCCGGTGTGGACGACAAGGGCGATATCATCGCCTGGCAGCATCGCATTGTCGGCCAGTCGATCATGGCCGGCACGGCGTTTGAGCAGTTCATGGTCAAGGACGGCATCGACGCCACCTCGGTGGAGGGCGCCTCCAACCTGCCCTATGCCATCCCCAACATGAGCGTCGAGCTGCACACTACGAAGACCGGCGTGCCGGTGCTGTGGTGGCGGTCGGTGGGCAGCACGCATACCGCCTTCGCTACCGAGGTCTTCCTGGATGAAATCGCCAATGCGACCAGCCAGGATCCGGTGGCCTTGCGCCGCAAGCTGCTGGCCAGGCATCCGCGCCATCTTGGTGTGCTGAACCTGGCGGCCGAGAAAGCCGGCTGGGGCAAGCCGCTGCCGGCGGGCAAAGTGCGCGGCATCGCCGTGCATGAAAGCTTCGCCTCCTTTGTGGCGGAAGTGGCTGAAGTGGCGCTGCAGCCCGATGGCAGCTGGAAAGTGGAGAAGATCGTTGCCGCCGTCGATTGCGGCACGCCGATCAACCCCAACATCATCCGCGCGCAGATGGAAAGCGGCATAGGTTACGGCCTCTCCGCCACGATCAAGCCTGGCATCAGCCTGGCCAAGGGCGGTGCGGTCGAGCAGTCCAACTTCCACGACTACGAAGTGCTGCGCATCCACGAGATGCCGAAGGTGGAAGTGCATATCGTGCCGTCAAAGGAAAAGCCGACCGGTATCGGCGAACCCGGCACGCCGCCGGTGGCGCCGGCGGTGGCCAATGCGCTGATGAGCGGCACCAAGATGGTGTTCCGCGCCCTGCCGTTGCCCGCCACAGCGACGAAATCAGCCTAG
- a CDS encoding winged helix-turn-helix transcriptional regulator: MKSDTAERTPQLSPAACAQPCVISKEAEDLVRNLLVRFGDKWSMRVMDELYERGALRFTRLRECLPGVSQKMLTQTLRQLERDGVVARRVYAEVPPRVDYELTPIGIDLAEALCGVWEWAMKYEQTVAGARQAYDGQMKAPAKDSSPV, encoded by the coding sequence ATGAAAAGCGACACGGCGGAGCGCACCCCACAGCTATCGCCGGCCGCCTGCGCGCAGCCCTGCGTGATCAGCAAGGAAGCCGAGGATCTCGTGCGCAATCTGCTGGTGCGCTTCGGCGACAAGTGGAGCATGCGGGTGATGGACGAACTCTACGAACGCGGCGCGCTGCGATTTACACGGCTGCGCGAATGCCTGCCGGGCGTCAGCCAGAAAATGCTGACCCAGACGCTGCGTCAGCTGGAACGCGACGGCGTGGTGGCGCGCCGTGTCTATGCCGAGGTGCCGCCGCGGGTGGATTACGAACTCACGCCGATCGGCATCGATCTCGCCGAGGCACTCTGCGGCGTCTGGGAATGGGCGATGAAATACGAGCAGACGGTTGCCGGTGCACGACAGGCCTATGATGGCCAGATGAAAGCTCCGGCGAAGGATAGCTCGCCGGTCTAG